The following proteins come from a genomic window of Acinonyx jubatus isolate Ajub_Pintada_27869175 chromosome C1, VMU_Ajub_asm_v1.0, whole genome shotgun sequence:
- the MRPS15 gene encoding 28S ribosomal protein S15, mitochondrial has product MLRTAWRALRSLPTQAVAQAPVRGLPGGACARPPPFRQWGLPSPPGGVILPAVRGYAIQKPVQRSQEDDPPPSTLLKDYQNIPGIEKFDDVVRRLLSLEMASQKEKLKVKQEQLMKKIVANPEDTSSLEARIVALTVKIRNYEEHRQKHRKDKTHKRYLLMSIDQRNKMLKNLRKTNYSVFEKICKELGIEYTFPAPYHRKAHHRWATKKALCIRVFQEVQKLKKQKRALKAAAAAARKQGQKNPESPSRAGPEAIKENQ; this is encoded by the exons ATGCTGAGAACAGCGTGGAGGGCGCTGAGGTCGCTTCCGACCCAGGCAGTGGCCCAGGCTCCAGTCCGCGGGCTGCCGGGCGGAGCGTGCGCCAGGCCTCCTCCCTTCCGCCAGTGgggccttccctcccctcctggaG GTGTTATCCTTCCGGCCGTTCGCGGATATGCCATCCAGAAACCAG TCCAGCGCAGCCAAGAAGATGACCCTCCCCCTTCCACGCTGCTCAAAGACTACCAGAACATTCCCGGAATTGAGAA GTTTGACGATGTTGTAAGAAGACTCTTGTCTTTGGAAATGGCCAGCCAG AAGGAGAAGCTAAAAGTCAAGCAAGAGCAATTGATGAAGAAGATTGTGGCAAACCCTGAGGACACCAGCTCCCTGGAGGCTCGAA TTGTTGCTTTGACCGTCAAGATCCGCAATTAtgaagaacacaggcagaaacacCGAAAG GACAAAACCCATAAGCGCTATCTGCTGATGAGCATCGACCAGAGGAACAAGATGCTCAAAAACCTCCGTAAGACCAACTATAGTGTCTTTGAGAAGATCTGCAAGGAGCTGGGGATTGAGTACACCTTCCCCGCTCCATACCACCGGAAAGCCCACCATCGCTGGGCGACCAAGAAGGCGCTGTGCATTCGG GTTTTCCAGGAGGTACAGAAGCTGAAGAAGCAAAAGAGGGCCTTAAAAGCTGCAGCAGCGGCAGCCCGGAAACAAGGCCAGAAGAACCCGGAGAGCCCTTCCAGAGCTGGACCAGAGGCAAtcaaagaaaaccaataa